One Candidatus Nitronauta litoralis genomic window, CTTACAACCGATACTGAAGAAAGGGAAAAACGTCACGATTTAATGGCGCGTCTCAATGCAGCCTACCTTGAAATGGATTCCGAAAAAATTCGTGCATTGATAGATGAAGGTGAGGCGAATTTTCCTGAAGAAGATAAATCCCATTCAGTAAGGCAGCAATTATCCCGCGTGTTGAAGCAGACGGGGCAGGTTCGCCACCGGTTATTGCAAATAGAAAAAAAAATTGAACAACTGCGAAACTCTGACATGGCGCGTTTAAAAACCTATTGCAATAAAGGTGAAACGGAAGGTCGCGATGTTCTTCAGGAAATGGCAGATGAAGCCCAGGAAAAGATTGATTCCCTGAAAATGCGTGTTGCCCGGTTGGCATCGGATTGTTCTATTTTGTGAATGACAATGAAATCAAATTCCAGATCACAAAAAAAAGAAGTCTCCTGGAGTAAATCCTCTGAAACCCGGTTTCTTGTTCGTGCCTGTACAGGTTCTTCAGAAGGGCAGTCCAGGTCAATGGACTCACGTCTGATGGGAGCCTTGACCCCGCGCCGGGTTCGCTCGTGGTACAGGCAGGCCAAACAGGGTAACCCGGTGGCACAGTTCAACCTGGGTGTGATGCGCACCACAGGATATGGCGAGGGTACTGATTACCGGGAAGCTTTTCGCTGGTTCAGGAAGTCTGCAGCCCAGGATTACGCCCCGGCACAAACTTATCTTGGAATTTTATATGAGCAGGGGTTTGGCGTTTCCCGCGATCAGGAAAAAGCATTGCACTGGTATCGGAGGGCTGCCCAGAAAAACCACCTTGAAGCGCGATTCAACCTGGCGCTCATGTATTTGAATAAAGGATGCGGAAATTTAAGCCAGCGCAATATTTTTGAATTGTTTCAGGAGTTAGCGGAAGAAGGATTGGCTGATGCTCAAAACCAGCTGGGTCTTTTATATGAAACTGGGCAGGGAACTGAAATAAATATGGAGCAAGCCGCTCACTGGTATGGGGAGGCTGCAGAGCAACAACATGCTGAGGGGCTGTACAATCTTGCAGAACTATATGAAACCGGCAGCGGTGTGACCCGGAATGCGGAAGAAGCGGCACGGTTGTACCATCTTTCCTGTGAAGCGGGTTGCGAGTTGGCCGAATTCAAACTGGGCACACTTTATTATTCCGGAGAAGGAGTCGCGCAGGATCCCCAAAAGGCGCTTTACTGGATGTGTGAAGCTGTGAGTCAGGAAGATTCAAGAGCGCGCGAATTCCTGGAGTTCATTGACCTTGCACAATCTCCTAAACCGGAAGATTTGTTCGCACGGGGTCAGGCGATGTTTGACCAGCAGGAATTCAGCCAGGCCGTCTTGTGGTGGAGAAGGGCAGCGATGCTGGGTCATCCTGAAGCTCAATTGCAACTGGGACGCTTGTTGGAACAGGGAATAGGGACTTCACTTGATCTGGAAGAAGCTGTCCACTGGTTTGAGGAGGCATCTCGCCAGGGAATAAATGATGCTGATTTTCACCTGGGTGTTTTGACATTCCTGGGTGTGGGGATTCCCCAGAATTTTGAAGGGGCAAGAGACCATCTGGAACGTGCTGTCAATTGCGGTTATTCGCATGCGGGAGTTCTGTTGGGCATCATCCAGGAAAATGGTCTTGCAGGTCCGGTGTCTCTTGAAAATGCTTTTTCACGATACCGTTTTGCCGCAGAAGCTGGAGATCCCTTTGGGCAATATCATCTTGGCCGGGCACTTTACCATGGTATCGGGACCACACCGGATTTTGGTGCAGCCCGTTACTGGTATGAACAAGCGGCCGAGCAAAATAACTCTTTGGGACAATACAATCTGGGCCGGATGCTTAAAAATGGGCAAGGTGGAAGTGGAGATAATGGAAAAGCCATCGCGCTGTTCCACGAAGCGGCAGAGCAAGGCCATGACTACGGGCAATTTCAGCTCGGAGAAATTTATCGTATAGGAAAAGGTTCGACCCGGGACAGGGTTCAGGGATTTTTCTGGATGAAAAGGGCCGCACTGCAAGGGAACCCGCATGCTCAATGCATGTTGGGTGAAATGTATCTTGAGGGGGATGGTTGTCATCCCAATGCCCGCGAGGCTGCCCGCTGGCTCCGGAAGGCCGCAGTGCAGGGAATGAAGAGAGCGCAAAGCCGTTTAGGCACACTCCTTTTTTCCGGACGGGGTATGGATAAAGATTTTGATGAGGCGGCCTACTGGTTTCGCCGGGGAACCGGGAGCGAAACAAATAGTAGTGAAAACTTTTCGGGCAACGGTCTCAATGTGGATGTCGAATGGCTGGCAAAAGTGGCTGCCAATGGGTCGCGAAAAGCTCAGACCCAACTTGGTCTCAGATATGAAAAAAATGGTGTGAAGGGTGAAGCTCATTATTCCAGAGCCATGGAGTGGTATCGTCGGGCATCTGAAGCTGGATGCGATGAAGCGATGTATCGGTTGGGTCGACTTTATTATCTGGGGCTTGGTTCCAGAAAAGATACAAATACAGCGTTCCAACTATTTTCACAAGCGGCTGAGCGTGGTCTTGCCGATGCCCAATTTTCTCTGGCCCGGTTATATCTTGAAGGGGCGGGAACTGAGGCTGACCCACGACAAGCATTCACCTGGTTCCAGCAGGCAGCCGAACAGGGGCACCCGGAAGCCCAACACCGATTGGGATTCCTCTACCGCACAGGCAGGGGGATTGCTCCGAATCCCAAGCTGTCACAACGATGGTTTTACCGTGCCGCTGATCGTGGCTTCCTACCCGCCTGGGCCAGTCTAAACCAGACTATTTTCACCTGAATTTTCTTTTTTCCCAATAATAATTTCAATGTTTGTAAGGAGTTAGTCAGGGGTCCGACTTAATACTGGTTTGTTGTATGTATTTATCTATATAATTAGATGTTTGCTTCATTTTTGAGGACTCATGCCAAAACAGCCTGCTCATTTCCTGTTTTCAAACACTTTCCCTGGCGCACTCACGGGGGTTATCGCCCTTTCTTTCTTATTCCTGGTGACTTCATCTTTTGCCGGAACTCTGATTCGATCTGGTGGTTCAACCACGGTTCTGCCTGTCGTTTCCAAGGCGGCAGCCCGCTATAACGGGTTAAATCCTGAAGTTCAGGTTACAGTCAGTGGCGGTGGTTCGGGGGTGGGTATTCAAGGGGCAGGGAGTGGCCTGTTGGATATCGGACTGGCGTCGCGTGAAATGACTCCTGAAGAAGTTAAGAAATTTAAACAACAGGGCCTTAAAGTGCATGTGATCGGACGCGATGCAGTGGCATGCGTTGTATCCTCCGAGATTTATAAAGCAGGTGTAACGGCATTGACTCGTGAACAGATCCGGGCGATCTATGAAGGACGCATCCGCAACTGGCAGGATGTAGGAGGGCCGGACAGCCGTATTGTGGTTATCGATAAGGAGCGACATCGCGGGACGCGGCATGTCTTCATGAATTATATTTTTGGCAACCCTAAAGCACGTGCCCGGGGAGTCCGGCTGGTTACCGGCTCCAATAACGAAGAGCAGGCGAAAATCGCGCAAAGCAACGCCGCTATTGGAATGTTGTCTTTTGCCTGGATGAACGAAGAGGTTCGTGGACTTGATCTGATTGAAGGGGACCGAATCATCCAGCCTACTCAGGACAATGTGGAAAATGGGACCTATCCCATTGTCCGCAACCTGAATATGTTACTTTCTGAAAAAGCTAACCTTGAATCCCGAAAGTTTCTGGAATTTGTTTTGAGCGAGAGCGGCCAGTCGATAGTGGCTGATCTCCACTATATTCCTGCCCGTAAAACCGAAGGTTCCCATCTGGCGGGAAAAGTCCCCGGTTTGTAATTTACTCATCATGCAATTTTTGGTCGATCCGGAAGTCAATTGGAAACACCCCGTCGTTTGGGTGACCGGATTGGCAGCCACGCTGGCTTCGGGTTCTGTAATCCTCCTGTTTCTTTTTCTGGTCGTTCAAGGTTTCCCTGTGTTCGCTGAATTCGGTTTTGGATTTTTTTCCGGTGGAGATTGGTTGCCCGGTGAGAGTTACAGTGTATTGCCACTGGTTTACGGATCTCTCATTGTTACAGCCCTGGCGCTGGTATGGGTGATGCCTCCTGCTTTGGGTTGTGCTCTTTACTCCTCTGAGTATCTTCCTCCCAGTTGGCGCCGTGTGGTCAAGGCTATGATGGAACTTCTTTCCGGGGTTCCAGGCATTTTGTTTGGGCTTCTGGGCGTTTCATTTTTGGCCGTCTGGGTCAAAGATATTTTTGGACTGATTGATGGCAATACATTGTTAACGGCTTCTTTCCTTTTAGCGGCGATGATTCTGCCAACGATCATGACCCTGGCCGAAGATGCCTTACGTGCTGTTCCTTCTGAATATCGCGAAACCGCGCGGGCTCTTGGTCTGACTTCCTCGGAAATTACTTTTGGCGTGGTGTTGCCTCAAGCCCTGCCCGGTGTGGCAGGGGCTGTATTGTTAGGACTCGGCCGGGCTATGGGAGAGACGGTGGCCGTTATGCTTGTTATAGGGGGGCTGGACTTAATCCCAGAACCCTGGTTTGACATCACCCAACCGGGTCAGAGTATTCCCTCCAAACTTGGTCGTGAAGCCGCTGAAGCGTTGGGTTCAGGCATGCACTGGAATGCTCTGATTGCTTCCGGCTTGGTATTGTTTTTAATGGTAATTGTGATCAGCCTGATAGGGACACGATTGCTAAAAAGGAAAACAGCATGAATCGGCAAACGAAAGATAAATTTGTTCGCTGGTTTCTTGGAGTTTGTGCCGGTGTGGGCTGCAGTCTGTTGGTTTTGGTTCTTGCGGCGGTATTGTGGCGTGGTCATTCCGCTCTCAGTATTGAATTTTTATTTTCGAAACCGGGTGAGTTTGGAGAAGGTGGTATTTTCTATCAGGTATTGGGAACGCTTTTGCTGATGGCAGGTGCGGGCATTTTGAGTTTTCCCATCGCATTGGGGGCTGCCTTGTTCCAGACTGAAATCCTGAGACCGGGCAAAGTTTCTGAATTATTCCAGTTGTTGATGTATTCACTGAATGCAGTGCCTACGGTTTTATTTGGTTTAATCGGATTCATGGTATTCGGTGTCTG contains:
- a CDS encoding sel1 repeat family protein, producing the protein MKSNSRSQKKEVSWSKSSETRFLVRACTGSSEGQSRSMDSRLMGALTPRRVRSWYRQAKQGNPVAQFNLGVMRTTGYGEGTDYREAFRWFRKSAAQDYAPAQTYLGILYEQGFGVSRDQEKALHWYRRAAQKNHLEARFNLALMYLNKGCGNLSQRNIFELFQELAEEGLADAQNQLGLLYETGQGTEINMEQAAHWYGEAAEQQHAEGLYNLAELYETGSGVTRNAEEAARLYHLSCEAGCELAEFKLGTLYYSGEGVAQDPQKALYWMCEAVSQEDSRAREFLEFIDLAQSPKPEDLFARGQAMFDQQEFSQAVLWWRRAAMLGHPEAQLQLGRLLEQGIGTSLDLEEAVHWFEEASRQGINDADFHLGVLTFLGVGIPQNFEGARDHLERAVNCGYSHAGVLLGIIQENGLAGPVSLENAFSRYRFAAEAGDPFGQYHLGRALYHGIGTTPDFGAARYWYEQAAEQNNSLGQYNLGRMLKNGQGGSGDNGKAIALFHEAAEQGHDYGQFQLGEIYRIGKGSTRDRVQGFFWMKRAALQGNPHAQCMLGEMYLEGDGCHPNAREAARWLRKAAVQGMKRAQSRLGTLLFSGRGMDKDFDEAAYWFRRGTGSETNSSENFSGNGLNVDVEWLAKVAANGSRKAQTQLGLRYEKNGVKGEAHYSRAMEWYRRASEAGCDEAMYRLGRLYYLGLGSRKDTNTAFQLFSQAAERGLADAQFSLARLYLEGAGTEADPRQAFTWFQQAAEQGHPEAQHRLGFLYRTGRGIAPNPKLSQRWFYRAADRGFLPAWASLNQTIFT
- a CDS encoding phosphate ABC transporter substrate-binding protein; protein product: MPKQPAHFLFSNTFPGALTGVIALSFLFLVTSSFAGTLIRSGGSTTVLPVVSKAAARYNGLNPEVQVTVSGGGSGVGIQGAGSGLLDIGLASREMTPEEVKKFKQQGLKVHVIGRDAVACVVSSEIYKAGVTALTREQIRAIYEGRIRNWQDVGGPDSRIVVIDKERHRGTRHVFMNYIFGNPKARARGVRLVTGSNNEEQAKIAQSNAAIGMLSFAWMNEEVRGLDLIEGDRIIQPTQDNVENGTYPIVRNLNMLLSEKANLESRKFLEFVLSESGQSIVADLHYIPARKTEGSHLAGKVPGL
- the pstC gene encoding phosphate ABC transporter permease subunit PstC; its protein translation is MQFLVDPEVNWKHPVVWVTGLAATLASGSVILLFLFLVVQGFPVFAEFGFGFFSGGDWLPGESYSVLPLVYGSLIVTALALVWVMPPALGCALYSSEYLPPSWRRVVKAMMELLSGVPGILFGLLGVSFLAVWVKDIFGLIDGNTLLTASFLLAAMILPTIMTLAEDALRAVPSEYRETARALGLTSSEITFGVVLPQALPGVAGAVLLGLGRAMGETVAVMLVIGGLDLIPEPWFDITQPGQSIPSKLGREAAEALGSGMHWNALIASGLVLFLMVIVISLIGTRLLKRKTA